One part of the Candidatus Kouleothrix ribensis genome encodes these proteins:
- a CDS encoding AMP-binding protein yields the protein MLTASLLDPPARTAPALTLVNTVPSALAEALRLDLLPASVRTVNLAGEPLPAALVAQLYARGHVQQVYNLYGPSEDTTYSTVAPLPRTGTRPPPIGRPLPATQAYVRDAQGELVPQGVAGELYLGGAGLARGYLDQPDLTAERFVPDPFGAAPGARLYRTGDRVRWGADGQLEYLGRLDQQVKLRGYRIELGEVEAVLRQQAGVAAAAAAVWTAAPGDQRLVAYVVAAADAPAGLVAQLRAALAGQLPGYMQPAAWVMLAGLPTTPNGKLDRLALPAPTLARPDDTPLAAPADADEATIAAIWAGVLGQAAVGRDDNFFGLGGHSLLATQAVAQIRAAFGIDLPLREIFEQPTVAGLAARVRAARTRVPPVAVALSPQPRDAALPLSFAQQRLWLLAQLDPASTAYHVPLIIHLHGALDVAALQQSLDALIARHEALRTTFLLLDGQPAQQIQPPAPLALPIHDAPAAARDAQLAALAARPFDLARGPLLRATLLRHTPAHATLLLVLHHIAVDGWSLGVLVRELARHYQAAHAGQPCDRRPAPIQYADYAHWQRAQLQGAPLARLLAYWRAQLQGLPTLALPTDHARPAVPTFRSAELALALAPELVARLTQLAHAAGATLFMVLLAALDLLLFWYTGQDDLVVGADIANRTQAETEALIGFFVNMLALRCDLSGDPSFATLLARVRTVCLDAYAHQDLPIDLLINELQPTRSLQRAPLFQVVLVLQNTPLPPLVLDGVQAEPQAVDPGIAKFDLVFELREGPAGTTGLITYDTDLFEAATIARMAGQFVALLDSAAQQPGARLSVLTAQLDEAERRAQLSQAQALRTAQQGRLKAARRKALTGPHNERETHDDELR from the coding sequence GTGCTCACCGCCAGCCTGCTCGACCCGCCCGCCCGCACCGCCCCCGCGCTCACGCTCGTCAACACCGTGCCCTCGGCCCTGGCCGAGGCGCTCCGGCTCGACCTGCTGCCCGCCTCGGTGCGCACCGTCAACCTGGCCGGCGAACCCCTGCCCGCCGCCCTGGTCGCCCAGCTCTACGCCCGTGGCCACGTCCAGCAGGTCTACAACCTGTACGGCCCATCCGAAGATACCACCTACTCGACCGTGGCGCCGCTGCCGCGCACCGGCACCCGGCCACCGCCGATCGGCCGGCCGCTGCCCGCCACCCAGGCGTATGTGCGCGATGCCCAGGGCGAGCTAGTGCCGCAGGGCGTGGCCGGCGAGCTGTACCTGGGCGGGGCCGGCCTGGCGCGCGGCTACCTCGACCAGCCGGACCTCACCGCCGAGCGGTTTGTGCCCGACCCGTTCGGTGCGGCGCCGGGCGCGCGGCTGTACCGCACCGGCGACCGGGTGCGCTGGGGCGCGGATGGGCAGCTGGAGTACCTGGGCCGGCTGGATCAGCAGGTCAAGCTGCGCGGCTACCGCATCGAGCTGGGCGAGGTTGAGGCGGTGCTGCGGCAGCAGGCGGGGGTGGCGGCGGCGGCGGCGGCGGTGTGGACGGCGGCGCCGGGCGACCAGCGGCTGGTGGCGTATGTGGTGGCGGCGGCCGATGCGCCGGCCGGGCTGGTGGCGCAGCTGCGGGCGGCGCTGGCGGGGCAGCTGCCGGGGTACATGCAGCCGGCGGCGTGGGTGATGCTGGCGGGGCTGCCGACCACGCCGAACGGCAAGCTCGACCGCCTGGCCCTGCCCGCGCCGACCCTGGCCCGGCCGGACGATACCCCGCTCGCAGCGCCGGCCGACGCCGACGAAGCCACGATCGCCGCGATCTGGGCGGGCGTGCTGGGGCAGGCGGCGGTCGGCCGCGACGACAACTTCTTCGGGCTGGGCGGCCACTCGCTGCTGGCAACCCAGGCGGTGGCTCAGATCCGCGCGGCCTTTGGCATCGACCTGCCGCTGCGCGAGATCTTCGAGCAGCCGACCGTCGCCGGGCTGGCGGCGCGCGTGCGGGCCGCGCGCACACGCGTGCCGCCCGTGGCAGTGGCCCTAAGCCCGCAGCCGCGCGACGCCGCGCTGCCGCTCTCGTTTGCGCAGCAGCGGCTCTGGCTGCTGGCCCAGCTCGACCCGGCCAGCACGGCGTATCATGTGCCGCTGATCATTCACCTGCACGGCGCGCTGGATGTAGCCGCGCTGCAGCAGAGCCTGGACGCCCTGATCGCGCGCCACGAAGCCCTGCGCACCACCTTCCTGCTGCTCGACGGCCAGCCCGCCCAGCAGATTCAGCCGCCCGCGCCGCTCGCGCTCCCCATCCACGACGCCCCCGCCGCCGCGCGCGATGCCCAACTCGCCGCGCTGGCCGCCCGGCCCTTCGACCTGGCCCGCGGCCCGCTGCTGCGCGCCACCCTGCTGCGCCACACCCCGGCCCACGCCACCCTGCTGCTGGTGCTGCACCACATCGCCGTCGATGGCTGGTCGCTCGGCGTGCTGGTGCGCGAGCTGGCCCGCCACTACCAGGCTGCCCACGCCGGCCAGCCCTGCGACCGCCGGCCCGCGCCCATCCAGTATGCCGACTACGCCCACTGGCAGCGTGCCCAGCTCCAGGGCGCCCCGCTCGCGCGCCTGCTGGCCTACTGGCGCGCCCAGCTCCAGGGTCTGCCCACCCTGGCCCTGCCCACCGACCATGCCCGCCCGGCCGTGCCGACATTCCGATCGGCCGAGCTGGCGCTGGCGCTGGCCCCAGAGCTGGTGGCCCGGCTCACACAGCTGGCGCACGCCGCCGGCGCGACCCTGTTTATGGTGCTGCTGGCCGCGCTCGACCTGCTGCTATTCTGGTACACCGGCCAGGACGACCTGGTGGTCGGCGCCGACATCGCCAACCGCACCCAGGCCGAAACCGAAGCGCTGATCGGCTTTTTCGTGAACATGCTCGCGCTGCGCTGCGACCTGTCGGGCGACCCCAGCTTCGCCACGCTGCTGGCGCGCGTGCGCACAGTGTGCCTGGACGCCTACGCGCACCAGGATCTGCCGATCGACCTGCTGATCAACGAGCTACAGCCCACGCGCAGCCTGCAGCGCGCGCCGCTGTTCCAGGTGGTGCTGGTGCTGCAAAACACCCCGCTGCCGCCGCTCGTGCTCGATGGCGTGCAGGCCGAGCCGCAGGCGGTCGATCCTGGCATCGCCAAGTTCGATCTGGTGTTCGAGCTACGCGAAGGCCCGGCCGGCACGACCGGGCTGATCACCTACGACACCGACCTGTTCGAGGCCGCCACGATTGCGCGCATGGCCGGCCAGTTCGTCGCGCTGCTCGACAGTGCGGCGCAGCAGCCCGGCGCGCGGCTGAGCGTGCTGACCGCCCAGCTGGACGAAGCCGAGCGGCGCGCGCAGCTGAGCCAGGCCCAGGCGCTGCGCACAGCCCAGCAGGGCCGGCTCAAGGCAGCCCGGCGCAAGGCGCTAACCGGCCCTCATAACGAAAGGGAAACCCACGATGACGAGCTCCGATGA